A stretch of Labrus mixtus chromosome 7, fLabMix1.1, whole genome shotgun sequence DNA encodes these proteins:
- the esyt1b gene encoding extended synaptotagmin-1 isoform X1, with the protein MQNDKSEPSEPKGAVCPSSGETEKKALVPAETEAPQPKGISAVAVLWTFGKCLGALLPVYLAGYYRVSTSLLVCGMMVYTGWKHAREAKEARLQSAIQFLSNEEEYTSSKVSKIRRDLPAWVNFPDVEKVEWLNKVLQQVWPFVGQYLEKLLVETIAPSIRASSTHLQTLSFTKVDMGTKAMKVVGIKAHTENDKGQVLLDLYISYVGNVEINVEVKRYFCKAGVKGIQLHGMMRVILEPLIGDVPIVGAVTMFFIRRPKLDINWTGLTNLLDVPGLNVMSDSMIMDAIASFLVLPNRLVVPLVAGLHVAQLRSPLPRGMVRIHLLEAQNLAAKDSYVKGVMAGLSDPYAILRVGPQTFTSKHVDNTDSPKWEEMYEVIVHEVPGQELEVEVYDKDPDQDDFLGRTKLDLGIVKKSIVVDDWFTLKDTTSGKVHFRLEWLTLLPNTDRLEQVMKRNESIRSKAGDPPSSAILVVYLDKAEALPMKKGNKEPNPMVQLSVEDVTRESRTCYTTVDPDWEEAFTFFIHNPHKQNIDIQVKDADRVQTLGSLTIPLSRLLSNSNLSLDQWFQLDNSGSASRIYINTILRVLYLDEERIPSDVSSNLEGGLYKQLPQQTSPHPSFATEGLLRIHLLEGQNLVPKDNMMGGMVKGKSDPYVKINIGGETFTSQVIKSNLNPTWNEMYEVVLTQLPGQEMHVEMFDKDMDMKDDFMGRLKINLKDIIDSQYTDQWYTLNDVKSGRVHLVLEWVPTSSESERVDQVLQFYSRKSYQNKAVPSAGLLFLFVEQADGLPVKKSGKEPKVGADITLGEMSRKTTVCDRTTSPRWNEAFCFMVKDPRKDMLVVKLSHSWTLPIGSLVFPIRELLSEPELVLDQWFHLDGATPESQFLLRAELKMLIPSKCPVATDKAKVISVPEPPAAPEKETETVLRSSSVDAPPVETIVSSHEDVDVKETAADVIEEKVEESASSAIALPPHTSPDLSFASEGLLRIILLQAQSLVAKDNMMGGMVKGKSDPYAKISVGEVAFKSKVIKENLNPVWNEMYEVVLRPQSGQEVQVELFDKDMDKDDFLGRFQISVADVISSQYTDQWHTLNDVKSGCIRLILEWVPAVSHSATLDQVMHLQSLQSFQNKSVFTAALLFVYVDRAHSLPFKKSGKEPKAGVELVLGDTSYKTKVCDRSKSPQWSEAFYFLVRDPREEMLIMKLSSAWDKPLGSLVVPVRELLSEPQLVLDQWMPLDGALPESEILLRAELKILSSRMNEVPQPSVAGSEKEETLVSTEQTFEAASEDKKSSELPADEAVCAPSQFKHFEAVTAEEEEEEEEDAPPAEPADIHSTSDTFPVAIVEEPADIEEPSSHSDLAAKGDFEPQKIQTEGTGLGNLAQATVTGLPDNTVGPADVPQIPKAGKVLPPNTNPSQDFAKEGLLRIHLLEAQSLVAKDNLMGGMVKGKSDPYVKIKIGDVAFKSHVIKENLNPTWNEMYEVVLKGNSSQEIKFEAFDKDFDSDDFLGRFSVKLNEVMRSQYTDKWFTLNDVKSGRVHLILEWVPAVANPDRLDQVLQLQSLQTYQNKAVPTAALLFVHMESAHSLPLKKSGKEPKAGAELILGETTYKTNLCDRSTSPQWTESFYFLVHDPKRQMLVVKLSSGWDQPMGSLVVPVKELLGEPQLVLDQWFYLDGALPESQILLRAELKILESKMVDMISEGTLPCSALRSLSGNGQVKLSLSYALQERKLSVIVHGCRGLTSQSKEGVDSYVSLMLLPDRNKASKRKTAVKKRDLNPEYNERFEYELPVDETRFRRLSVSVKNNSASFRSRDVIGQVQVELAQMDLTSGLTEWFNLKDEDE; encoded by the exons ATGCAAAACGACAAGTCGGAACCAAGTGAACCCAAGGGCGCCGTGTGTCCGAGCTCAGGCGAGACCGAGAAGAAAGCGTTGGTCCCCGCGGAGACAGAGGCTCCTCAACCCAAAGGGATCAGTGCGGTCGCGGTGCTCTGGACCTTCGGGAAATGCCTGGGAGCCCTGCTGCCTGTTTACCTGGCCGGCTACTATCGGGTCAGCACCAGCCTGCTGGTGTGTGGGATGATGGTCTACACTGGATGGAAACATGCCCGAGAAGCCAAAGAGGCACGACTGCAATCAGCCATCCAATTTCTCAGCAACGAGGAGGAGTACACATCCTCTAAAGTGTCCAAGATCAGACGAGATCTTCCTGCATGG GTCAACTTCCCAGATGTTGAGAAGGTTGAGTGGCTAAATAAG GTGCTGCAGCAGGTGTGGCCATTTGTGGGCCAGTACCTTGAGAAGCTGCTTGTGGAGACCATTGCTCCATCCATCCGAGCCTCCAGCACTCACCTCCAGACCCTTAGCTTCACTAAAGTGGACATGGGAACCAAG GCCATGAAGGTTGTCGGGATCAAGGCACACACAGAGAACGATAAAGGACAAGTCCTGCTAGATTTGTATATAAG ctaTGTTGGCAATGTAGAGATCAATGTCGAGGTGAAGAGGTACTTCTGCAAAGCTGGAGTCAAAGGAATACAG CTACATGGGATGATGCGCGTGATCCTGGAGCCTCTGATTGGAGATGTGCCCATAGTGGGAGCAGTCACCATGTTTTTCATCCGTCGGCCT AAACTAGACATCAATTGGACTGGACTGACTAATTTGTTGGACGTTCCTGGACTGAA tGTCATGTCTGACAGCATGATTATGGATGCCATCGCGTCCTTCTTGGTTCTGCCAAACCGCCTAGTTGTCCCTCTGGTTGCAGGCCTGCATGTGGCTCAACTACGCTCCCCTTTGCCCAGG ggaatgGTACGCATTCATCTACTGGAGGCGCAGAATCTAGCAGCAAAGGACAGCTATGTGAAAGGGGTTATGGCTGGCTTGTCTGACCCCTATGCCATATTGAGGGTTGGCCCCCAGACCTTCACCTCCAAACACGTTGACAACACAGACTCCCCTAAGTGGGAAGAGATGTATGAG GTCATTGTCCATGAAGTGCCTGGTCAAGAATTGGAGGTGGAGGTATATGACAAAGACCCAGACCAGGATGATTTCCTGGGCAG GACCAAATTGGATTTGGGCATTGTGAAAAAATCCATAGTTGTTGATGAT TGGTTCACTTTAAAAGACACAACATCAGGAAAGGTTCATTTCCGACTCGAGTGGTTGACTTTACTGCCAAACACAGATCGACTTGAGCAG GTGATGAAGAGGAATGAAAGCATTAGAAGTAAGGCTGGTGATCCGCCTTCTTCTGCCATCTTGGTGGTGTATCTAGACAAGGCTGAGGCACTTCCT atgaaaaagggaaataaagagCCCAATCCCATGGTTCAGTTGTCTGTGGAGGACGTCACAAGAGAGAGCAGG ACTTGTTACACAACCGTTGACCCAGATTGGGAGGAAGCCTTTACCTTCTTCATTCACAATCCTCACAAGCAGAACATTGACATTCAG gtGAAGGACGCTGACCGTGTGCAGACATTGGGCAGTCTAACCATCCCTTTGTCCCGCCTGCTGTCCAATTCGAATCTTTCGCTCGACCAGTGGTTCCAATTGGACAACTCTGGGTCAGCCAGTCGCATCTACATCAACACAATTCTCAGG GTCCTGTATTTAGATGAGGAGCGTATTCCATCTGATGTGTCATCTAATCTGGAGGGTGGACTGTACAaacagctgccccaacagacCTCCCCACATCCTAGCTTTGCCACTGAG GGACTACTCAGAATTCACCTGTTGGAGGGGCAGAATCTTGTTCCAAAAGATAACATGATGGGGGGCATGGTGAAAGGCAAAAGTGACCCCTACGTGAAGATCAACATCGGGGGTGAAACATTCACAAGTCAGGTGATCAAGAGTAACCTCAACCCCACATGGAATGAGATGTATGAG GTTGTTCTCACCCAGCTGCCTGGCCAGGAGATGCATGTGGAGATGTTTGATAAAGACATGGACATGAAGGATGATTTCATGGGCAG ACTGAAGATCAATCTGAAGGACATCATTGATTCTCAGTACACTGACCAG TGGTACACTCTCAATGATGTGAAGTCAGGTCGGGTTCACCTGGTGCTGGAATGGGTTCCAACATCCTCAGAGTCGGAGAGAGTTGACCAG GTTCTTCAGTTCTATTCCAGAAAGTCCTACCAAAACAAGGCGGTCCCTTCAGCGGGCCTGCTATTCCTCTTTGTTGAGCAAGCGGATGGCTTACCA gttaaAAAGAGCGGCAAGGAGCCAAAAGTGGGAGCTGATATTACTCTTGGAGAAATGTCCCGTAAAACTACT GTGTGTGATCGTACCACATCACCCCGGTGGAATGAGGCTTTCTGCTTCATGGTTAAAGACCCCAGAAAAGATATGCTTGTAGTTAAG CTTTCACACAGCTGGACTTTGCCCATTGGTTCCCTGGTGTTTCCCATCAGAGAGCTGCTCTCTGAACCAGAACTGGTCCTGGACCAGTGGTTCCATCTGGACGGAGCCACACCTGAGAGTCAGTTTCTTCTGAGGGCTGAGCTCAAA ATGCTGATTCCTAGCAAATGCCCAGTTGCCACTGATAAGGCTAAGGTCATTTCAGTGCCAGAACCTCCTGCTGCACctgaaaaggaaacagaaacagttcTGAG GTCAAGTTCAGTGGACGCTCCTCCTGTGGAGACTATAGTCTCCTCACATGAGGATGTTGACGTTAaggaaacagcagcagatgTGATTGAGGAAAAGGTTGAAGAATCAGCCAGCTCTGCCATAGCACTGCCTCCTCACACGTCTCCAGACCTCAGCTTCGCCAGTGAG GGGCTGCTGAGGATCATCCTGTTGCAGGCCCAGAGCCTGGTTGCCAAAGACAACATGATGGGGGGGATGGTAAAGGGTAAGAGTGACCCCTATGCAAAGATAAGTGTCGGAGAGGTCGCGTTCAAGAGCAAAGTGATCAAGGAGAATCTGAACCCAGTCTGGAATGAGATGTATGAG GTAGTGCTGAGGCCCCAGTCAGGACAGGAGGTGCAGGTAGAGCTGTTTGACAAAGACATGGACAAAGATGACTTCCTTGGCAG ATTCCAAATCAGTGTGGCAGACGTCATCAGTTCCCAGTACACAGACCAG TGGCACACCCTGAATGATGTAAAGTCCGGATGCATTCGCCTCATACTGGAGTGGGTACCAGCAGTGTCCCACAGTGCAACCCTCGACCAA GTGATGCATTTGCAGTCGCTGCAGTCTTTCCAGAACAAGTCCGTTTTCACTGCAGCGCTGCTCTTCGTTTATGTGGACAGAGCACACTCATTGCCT TTTAAGAAAAGTGGAAAGGAGCCCAAGGCCGGGGTTGAGCTTGTTCTTGGTGACACAAGCTACAAAACCAAG GTATGTGATCGCTCCAAATCACCTCAGTGGAGTGAAGCCTTTTACTTCTTGGTCCGTGACCCCAGAGAGGAGATGCTCATAATGAAG CTGTCGAGTGCATGGGATAAGCCTCTGGGATCTCTTGTAGTCCCTGTGAGAGAGCTGCTCTCTGAACCCCAGCTCGTCCTGGATCAGTGGATGCCTCTCGATGGAGCTTTACCTGAGAGTGAGATCCTTCTGAGGGCTGAACTCAAG ATCCTCAGCTCAAGGATGAATGAAGTGCCACAGCCCTCTGTGGCTGGTTCAGAGAAAGAAGAGACGCTCGTTTCAACCGAACAGACATTTGAAGCAGCCAGTGAGGACAAGAAAAGCTCCGAGCTGCCAGCAGATGA AGCTGTTTGTGCACCTAGCCAGTTCAAACACTTTGAAGCAgtaacagcagaagaagaagaagaagaagaagaagatgctCCTCCTGCTGAACCTGCAGACATTCACAGCACTTCTGATACATTCCCTGTTGCCATA GTCGAGGAACCAGCTGATATAGAGGAGCCTTCCTCTCATTCAGACTTAGCAGCTAAAGGAGACTTTGAACCgcagaaaatacaaacagaggG aaCTGGTTTGGGAAACCTTGCTCAGGCAACTGTGACTGGTCTTCCTGATAACACTGTGGGTCCAGCAGACGTCCCACAAATCCCAAAAGCCGGGAAAGTTCTTCCACCAAACACCAACCCCAGCCAGGACTTTGCAAAAGAG GGGCTACTGAGGATCCACCTGCTGGAGGCACAGAGTCTGGTTGCCAAGGACAACCTGATGGGGGGCATGGTGAAGGGCAAGAGTGACCCCTATGTGAAGATCAAGATAGGGGATGTTGCATTCAAGAGTCATGTTATCAAGGAGAATCTCAACCCAACGTGGAATGAGATGTATGAG gtTGTTCTTAAGGGAAACAGTTCCCAGGAGATCAAGTTTGAAGCATTCGATAAAGATTTCGATTCTGACGACTTCCTTGGCAG GTTCAGTGTCAAACTTAATGAGGTCATGCGATCCCAGTACACGGATAAG TGGTTCACTCTGAATGATGTGAAATCTGGTCGGGTTCACTTGATACTGGAATGGGTTCCTGCTGTGGCAAATCCAGACAGACTGGACCAG GTACTGCAGCTTCAATCTCTCCAGACTTATCAGAACAAAGCTGTCCCCACTGCCGCGCTGCTCTTTGTCCACATGGAGAGTGCTCATTCACTACCT TTgaaaaagagtggaaaagagCCAAAAGCAGGAGCGGAGCTTATTCTCGGAGAAACAACCTACAAAACGAAT CTGTGTGACCGCAGTACCAGCCCTCAGTGGACTGAGTCTTTCTACTTCCTGGTTCATGATCCAAAACGTCAGATGCTTGTAGTTAAG TTGTCCAGTGGTTGGGACCAGCCAATGGGATCGCTGGTTGTGCCTGTCAAGGAGCTGCTTGGAGAGCCACAGCTGGTTCTGGATCAGTGGTTCTATCTGGATGGAGCTTTACCTGAGAGTCAGATCCTGCTGAGGGCTGAACTCAAG ATTCTTGAATCCAAAATGGTGGATATGATCAGTGAAGGGACTCTGCCCTGCTCTGCCTTAAGATCATTATCTGGAAACGGGCAGGTGAAGCTGTCTCTATCATACGCCTTGCAGGAGAGAAAGCTCAGCGTCATCGTTCATGGCTGCAG GGGTCTGACATCTCAAAGTAAGGAGGGGGTAGACAGCTATGTCTCCCTCATGCTGCTGCCCGACAGAAACAAGGCCAGCAAGAGGAAGACAGCAGTGAAGAAAAGAGATCTCAACCCAGAATATAACGAAAG GTTTGAGTATGAGCTCCCTGTGGATGAGACGAGATTCAGACGCCTCAGTGTATCGGTGAAGAATAACTCCGCCTCCTTTAGGAGTCGTGACGTCATTGGACAG GTGCAGGTTGAGTTGGCCCAGATGGACCTGACTTCTGGTCTTACAGAATG GTTCAATctaaaagatgaagatgaataa
- the esyt1b gene encoding extended synaptotagmin-1 isoform X2, whose product MQNDKSEPSEPKGAVCPSSGETEKKALVPAETEAPQPKGISAVAVLWTFGKCLGALLPVYLAGYYRVSTSLLVCGMMVYTGWKHAREAKEARLQSAIQFLSNEEEYTSSKVSKIRRDLPAWVNFPDVEKVEWLNKVLQQVWPFVGQYLEKLLVETIAPSIRASSTHLQTLSFTKVDMGTKAMKVVGIKAHTENDKGQVLLDLYISYVGNVEINVEVKRYFCKAGVKGIQLHGMMRVILEPLIGDVPIVGAVTMFFIRRPKLDINWTGLTNLLDVPGLNVMSDSMIMDAIASFLVLPNRLVVPLVAGLHVAQLRSPLPRGMVRIHLLEAQNLAAKDSYVKGVMAGLSDPYAILRVGPQTFTSKHVDNTDSPKWEEMYEVIVHEVPGQELEVEVYDKDPDQDDFLGRTKLDLGIVKKSIVVDDWFTLKDTTSGKVHFRLEWLTLLPNTDRLEQVMKRNESIRSKAGDPPSSAILVVYLDKAEALPMKKGNKEPNPMVQLSVEDVTRESRTCYTTVDPDWEEAFTFFIHNPHKQNIDIQVKDADRVQTLGSLTIPLSRLLSNSNLSLDQWFQLDNSGSASRIYINTILRVLYLDEERIPSDVSSNLEGGLYKQLPQQTSPHPSFATEGLLRIHLLEGQNLVPKDNMMGGMVKGKSDPYVKINIGGETFTSQVIKSNLNPTWNEMYEVVLTQLPGQEMHVEMFDKDMDMKDDFMGRLKINLKDIIDSQYTDQWYTLNDVKSGRVHLVLEWVPTSSESERVDQVLQFYSRKSYQNKAVPSAGLLFLFVEQADGLPVKKSGKEPKVGADITLGEMSRKTTVCDRTTSPRWNEAFCFMVKDPRKDMLVVKLSHSWTLPIGSLVFPIRELLSEPELVLDQWFHLDGATPESQFLLRAELKMLIPSKCPVATDKAKVISVPEPPAAPEKETETVLRSSSVDAPPVETIVSSHEDVDVKETAADVIEEKVEESASSAIALPPHTSPDLSFASEGLLRIILLQAQSLVAKDNMMGGMVKGKSDPYAKISVGEVAFKSKVIKENLNPVWNEMYEVVLRPQSGQEVQVELFDKDMDKDDFLGRFQISVADVISSQYTDQWHTLNDVKSGCIRLILEWVPAVSHSATLDQVMHLQSLQSFQNKSVFTAALLFVYVDRAHSLPFKKSGKEPKAGVELVLGDTSYKTKVCDRSKSPQWSEAFYFLVRDPREEMLIMKLSSAWDKPLGSLVVPVRELLSEPQLVLDQWMPLDGALPESEILLRAELKILSSRMNEVPQPSVAGSEKEETLVSTEQTFEAASEDKKSSELPADETGLGNLAQATVTGLPDNTVGPADVPQIPKAGKVLPPNTNPSQDFAKEGLLRIHLLEAQSLVAKDNLMGGMVKGKSDPYVKIKIGDVAFKSHVIKENLNPTWNEMYEVVLKGNSSQEIKFEAFDKDFDSDDFLGRFSVKLNEVMRSQYTDKWFTLNDVKSGRVHLILEWVPAVANPDRLDQVLQLQSLQTYQNKAVPTAALLFVHMESAHSLPLKKSGKEPKAGAELILGETTYKTNLCDRSTSPQWTESFYFLVHDPKRQMLVVKLSSGWDQPMGSLVVPVKELLGEPQLVLDQWFYLDGALPESQILLRAELKILESKMVDMISEGTLPCSALRSLSGNGQVKLSLSYALQERKLSVIVHGCRGLTSQSKEGVDSYVSLMLLPDRNKASKRKTAVKKRDLNPEYNERFEYELPVDETRFRRLSVSVKNNSASFRSRDVIGQVQVELAQMDLTSGLTEWFNLKDEDE is encoded by the exons ATGCAAAACGACAAGTCGGAACCAAGTGAACCCAAGGGCGCCGTGTGTCCGAGCTCAGGCGAGACCGAGAAGAAAGCGTTGGTCCCCGCGGAGACAGAGGCTCCTCAACCCAAAGGGATCAGTGCGGTCGCGGTGCTCTGGACCTTCGGGAAATGCCTGGGAGCCCTGCTGCCTGTTTACCTGGCCGGCTACTATCGGGTCAGCACCAGCCTGCTGGTGTGTGGGATGATGGTCTACACTGGATGGAAACATGCCCGAGAAGCCAAAGAGGCACGACTGCAATCAGCCATCCAATTTCTCAGCAACGAGGAGGAGTACACATCCTCTAAAGTGTCCAAGATCAGACGAGATCTTCCTGCATGG GTCAACTTCCCAGATGTTGAGAAGGTTGAGTGGCTAAATAAG GTGCTGCAGCAGGTGTGGCCATTTGTGGGCCAGTACCTTGAGAAGCTGCTTGTGGAGACCATTGCTCCATCCATCCGAGCCTCCAGCACTCACCTCCAGACCCTTAGCTTCACTAAAGTGGACATGGGAACCAAG GCCATGAAGGTTGTCGGGATCAAGGCACACACAGAGAACGATAAAGGACAAGTCCTGCTAGATTTGTATATAAG ctaTGTTGGCAATGTAGAGATCAATGTCGAGGTGAAGAGGTACTTCTGCAAAGCTGGAGTCAAAGGAATACAG CTACATGGGATGATGCGCGTGATCCTGGAGCCTCTGATTGGAGATGTGCCCATAGTGGGAGCAGTCACCATGTTTTTCATCCGTCGGCCT AAACTAGACATCAATTGGACTGGACTGACTAATTTGTTGGACGTTCCTGGACTGAA tGTCATGTCTGACAGCATGATTATGGATGCCATCGCGTCCTTCTTGGTTCTGCCAAACCGCCTAGTTGTCCCTCTGGTTGCAGGCCTGCATGTGGCTCAACTACGCTCCCCTTTGCCCAGG ggaatgGTACGCATTCATCTACTGGAGGCGCAGAATCTAGCAGCAAAGGACAGCTATGTGAAAGGGGTTATGGCTGGCTTGTCTGACCCCTATGCCATATTGAGGGTTGGCCCCCAGACCTTCACCTCCAAACACGTTGACAACACAGACTCCCCTAAGTGGGAAGAGATGTATGAG GTCATTGTCCATGAAGTGCCTGGTCAAGAATTGGAGGTGGAGGTATATGACAAAGACCCAGACCAGGATGATTTCCTGGGCAG GACCAAATTGGATTTGGGCATTGTGAAAAAATCCATAGTTGTTGATGAT TGGTTCACTTTAAAAGACACAACATCAGGAAAGGTTCATTTCCGACTCGAGTGGTTGACTTTACTGCCAAACACAGATCGACTTGAGCAG GTGATGAAGAGGAATGAAAGCATTAGAAGTAAGGCTGGTGATCCGCCTTCTTCTGCCATCTTGGTGGTGTATCTAGACAAGGCTGAGGCACTTCCT atgaaaaagggaaataaagagCCCAATCCCATGGTTCAGTTGTCTGTGGAGGACGTCACAAGAGAGAGCAGG ACTTGTTACACAACCGTTGACCCAGATTGGGAGGAAGCCTTTACCTTCTTCATTCACAATCCTCACAAGCAGAACATTGACATTCAG gtGAAGGACGCTGACCGTGTGCAGACATTGGGCAGTCTAACCATCCCTTTGTCCCGCCTGCTGTCCAATTCGAATCTTTCGCTCGACCAGTGGTTCCAATTGGACAACTCTGGGTCAGCCAGTCGCATCTACATCAACACAATTCTCAGG GTCCTGTATTTAGATGAGGAGCGTATTCCATCTGATGTGTCATCTAATCTGGAGGGTGGACTGTACAaacagctgccccaacagacCTCCCCACATCCTAGCTTTGCCACTGAG GGACTACTCAGAATTCACCTGTTGGAGGGGCAGAATCTTGTTCCAAAAGATAACATGATGGGGGGCATGGTGAAAGGCAAAAGTGACCCCTACGTGAAGATCAACATCGGGGGTGAAACATTCACAAGTCAGGTGATCAAGAGTAACCTCAACCCCACATGGAATGAGATGTATGAG GTTGTTCTCACCCAGCTGCCTGGCCAGGAGATGCATGTGGAGATGTTTGATAAAGACATGGACATGAAGGATGATTTCATGGGCAG ACTGAAGATCAATCTGAAGGACATCATTGATTCTCAGTACACTGACCAG TGGTACACTCTCAATGATGTGAAGTCAGGTCGGGTTCACCTGGTGCTGGAATGGGTTCCAACATCCTCAGAGTCGGAGAGAGTTGACCAG GTTCTTCAGTTCTATTCCAGAAAGTCCTACCAAAACAAGGCGGTCCCTTCAGCGGGCCTGCTATTCCTCTTTGTTGAGCAAGCGGATGGCTTACCA gttaaAAAGAGCGGCAAGGAGCCAAAAGTGGGAGCTGATATTACTCTTGGAGAAATGTCCCGTAAAACTACT GTGTGTGATCGTACCACATCACCCCGGTGGAATGAGGCTTTCTGCTTCATGGTTAAAGACCCCAGAAAAGATATGCTTGTAGTTAAG CTTTCACACAGCTGGACTTTGCCCATTGGTTCCCTGGTGTTTCCCATCAGAGAGCTGCTCTCTGAACCAGAACTGGTCCTGGACCAGTGGTTCCATCTGGACGGAGCCACACCTGAGAGTCAGTTTCTTCTGAGGGCTGAGCTCAAA ATGCTGATTCCTAGCAAATGCCCAGTTGCCACTGATAAGGCTAAGGTCATTTCAGTGCCAGAACCTCCTGCTGCACctgaaaaggaaacagaaacagttcTGAG GTCAAGTTCAGTGGACGCTCCTCCTGTGGAGACTATAGTCTCCTCACATGAGGATGTTGACGTTAaggaaacagcagcagatgTGATTGAGGAAAAGGTTGAAGAATCAGCCAGCTCTGCCATAGCACTGCCTCCTCACACGTCTCCAGACCTCAGCTTCGCCAGTGAG GGGCTGCTGAGGATCATCCTGTTGCAGGCCCAGAGCCTGGTTGCCAAAGACAACATGATGGGGGGGATGGTAAAGGGTAAGAGTGACCCCTATGCAAAGATAAGTGTCGGAGAGGTCGCGTTCAAGAGCAAAGTGATCAAGGAGAATCTGAACCCAGTCTGGAATGAGATGTATGAG GTAGTGCTGAGGCCCCAGTCAGGACAGGAGGTGCAGGTAGAGCTGTTTGACAAAGACATGGACAAAGATGACTTCCTTGGCAG ATTCCAAATCAGTGTGGCAGACGTCATCAGTTCCCAGTACACAGACCAG TGGCACACCCTGAATGATGTAAAGTCCGGATGCATTCGCCTCATACTGGAGTGGGTACCAGCAGTGTCCCACAGTGCAACCCTCGACCAA GTGATGCATTTGCAGTCGCTGCAGTCTTTCCAGAACAAGTCCGTTTTCACTGCAGCGCTGCTCTTCGTTTATGTGGACAGAGCACACTCATTGCCT TTTAAGAAAAGTGGAAAGGAGCCCAAGGCCGGGGTTGAGCTTGTTCTTGGTGACACAAGCTACAAAACCAAG GTATGTGATCGCTCCAAATCACCTCAGTGGAGTGAAGCCTTTTACTTCTTGGTCCGTGACCCCAGAGAGGAGATGCTCATAATGAAG CTGTCGAGTGCATGGGATAAGCCTCTGGGATCTCTTGTAGTCCCTGTGAGAGAGCTGCTCTCTGAACCCCAGCTCGTCCTGGATCAGTGGATGCCTCTCGATGGAGCTTTACCTGAGAGTGAGATCCTTCTGAGGGCTGAACTCAAG ATCCTCAGCTCAAGGATGAATGAAGTGCCACAGCCCTCTGTGGCTGGTTCAGAGAAAGAAGAGACGCTCGTTTCAACCGAACAGACATTTGAAGCAGCCAGTGAGGACAAGAAAAGCTCCGAGCTGCCAGCAGATGA aaCTGGTTTGGGAAACCTTGCTCAGGCAACTGTGACTGGTCTTCCTGATAACACTGTGGGTCCAGCAGACGTCCCACAAATCCCAAAAGCCGGGAAAGTTCTTCCACCAAACACCAACCCCAGCCAGGACTTTGCAAAAGAG GGGCTACTGAGGATCCACCTGCTGGAGGCACAGAGTCTGGTTGCCAAGGACAACCTGATGGGGGGCATGGTGAAGGGCAAGAGTGACCCCTATGTGAAGATCAAGATAGGGGATGTTGCATTCAAGAGTCATGTTATCAAGGAGAATCTCAACCCAACGTGGAATGAGATGTATGAG gtTGTTCTTAAGGGAAACAGTTCCCAGGAGATCAAGTTTGAAGCATTCGATAAAGATTTCGATTCTGACGACTTCCTTGGCAG GTTCAGTGTCAAACTTAATGAGGTCATGCGATCCCAGTACACGGATAAG TGGTTCACTCTGAATGATGTGAAATCTGGTCGGGTTCACTTGATACTGGAATGGGTTCCTGCTGTGGCAAATCCAGACAGACTGGACCAG GTACTGCAGCTTCAATCTCTCCAGACTTATCAGAACAAAGCTGTCCCCACTGCCGCGCTGCTCTTTGTCCACATGGAGAGTGCTCATTCACTACCT TTgaaaaagagtggaaaagagCCAAAAGCAGGAGCGGAGCTTATTCTCGGAGAAACAACCTACAAAACGAAT CTGTGTGACCGCAGTACCAGCCCTCAGTGGACTGAGTCTTTCTACTTCCTGGTTCATGATCCAAAACGTCAGATGCTTGTAGTTAAG TTGTCCAGTGGTTGGGACCAGCCAATGGGATCGCTGGTTGTGCCTGTCAAGGAGCTGCTTGGAGAGCCACAGCTGGTTCTGGATCAGTGGTTCTATCTGGATGGAGCTTTACCTGAGAGTCAGATCCTGCTGAGGGCTGAACTCAAG ATTCTTGAATCCAAAATGGTGGATATGATCAGTGAAGGGACTCTGCCCTGCTCTGCCTTAAGATCATTATCTGGAAACGGGCAGGTGAAGCTGTCTCTATCATACGCCTTGCAGGAGAGAAAGCTCAGCGTCATCGTTCATGGCTGCAG GGGTCTGACATCTCAAAGTAAGGAGGGGGTAGACAGCTATGTCTCCCTCATGCTGCTGCCCGACAGAAACAAGGCCAGCAAGAGGAAGACAGCAGTGAAGAAAAGAGATCTCAACCCAGAATATAACGAAAG GTTTGAGTATGAGCTCCCTGTGGATGAGACGAGATTCAGACGCCTCAGTGTATCGGTGAAGAATAACTCCGCCTCCTTTAGGAGTCGTGACGTCATTGGACAG GTGCAGGTTGAGTTGGCCCAGATGGACCTGACTTCTGGTCTTACAGAATG GTTCAATctaaaagatgaagatgaataa